Part of the Candidatus Margulisiibacteriota bacterium genome, AGTTAGATTTTCAGCAAAATAATATATCCCGGGAATAGAGCCTACGAGATATCCTATTAACAGGTAAACTAAAAACATTATTATGCGTCTAGGTTAAACCCTGTATGTAACAATTGAACAGCTTTCTGTGTGTCTTTTTGGTCGATAATGCAAGAAACCTTTATTTCTGAAGTTGTTATTAAGTCGATATTGATATTGTTATCTCCTAAAATAGAGAACATTTTAGCTGCAACTCCTGGACTAGACACCATTCCAACCCCAACGATAGATACCTTGGACACAAGGACTTTAGAGTCTACATTTTTAGCTCCAACCTTCTTTGCGAACGCCTTTGTTAGTTCCAAACCTCTTGCATATTCGTCTTGAGGGATAGTAAAAGCAATATCGTTTTGTGCATTTTTTTGGTTGCTTTGAACAATCATGTCTACGTTAATTTTTGCAACTGCTAGTTCAGAAAATAATTTTCCCGCAATTCCTGGTTCGTCTGATAGCCCCGTGATCGCTATCTTGGAAGTGTTTTCATCATACGTAATACCTGTAACCGGATTCTTTATTTCCATTCTTGAAACCTCCTTAACTATTGTGCCTTCATTAAAATTGTAACTGTTACGAACTACTAGTACAACACCATAGGCTTTTGCTCCTTCAACTGCTCTTGGATGTAGCACTTGTGTTCCAAGACTAGCTAGTTCTAACATTTCATCATAATCTATGACATCATGTTTTTTTGCATTTTTTATCAGATTAGGATTAGCTGTATAAACACCATCAACATCAGTGTATATTTCACAGAAATCTGCCTTTAAGGCTGCGGCGATGGTAACGGCTGATGTATCAGACCCACCTCGCCCGATAGTAGTAATGTCGTCATCACTGTTTATTCCTTGAAACCCATTTACTATAACAATTTTATTGTTTTGTAGTTCAGAAAGGATTCTGGCTGGCTTAACGTCAAGTATTTTAGCTTTATTGTGGGAAGATTCAGTATAAACACCAGCTTGCCATCCTGTCAGGGAAATAGCTTCATGGTTTTTTTTGATTAAAGTCATCGCAAGCAAGGATGAGGAAATAGATTCCCCAGTCGCTAGTAGTGCGTCATATTCTCTGCCT contains:
- a CDS encoding aspartate kinase, which translates into the protein MKIIVQKYGGTSVGSVEKIQKVADRIIANKEKGYKVVVIVSAMGDFTDDLISLAKQIDPCPAGREYDALLATGESISSSLLAMTLIKKNHEAISLTGWQAGVYTESSHNKAKILDVKPARILSELQNNKIVIVNGFQGINSDDDITTIGRGGSDTSAVTIAAALKADFCEIYTDVDGVYTANPNLIKNAKKHDVIDYDEMLELASLGTQVLHPRAVEGAKAYGVVLVVRNSYNFNEGTIVKEVSRMEIKNPVTGITYDENTSKIAITGLSDEPGIAGKLFSELAVAKINVDMIVQSNQKNAQNDIAFTIPQDEYARGLELTKAFAKKVGAKNVDSKVLVSKVSIVGVGMVSSPGVAAKMFSILGDNNINIDLITTSEIKVSCIIDQKDTQKAVQLLHTGFNLDA